TTCATGAAAAAGGTGGAAGATCGCATCATCCGCCCGACCGTTGAAGGACTGCAAAAAGATCAAATCAACTACCGTGGATTTATCTTCCTGGGACTGATGAATGTCGATGGCGAGCCTTTTGTGATTGAATACAACGTTCGCATGGGCGACCCGGAAACCGAAGCGGTGATGCTGCGTGTCAAATCCGATTTTGTCGACTTGCTGGAAGGTATGGCCGAAGGTAACCTGGTTGAAAAAAATCTGGAAATTGATGAACGGGCAGCTGTAACGGTGATGTTGGTTTCAGGCGGCTATCCCGAAGCTTACGAGAAGGGCAAAGTCATTTCGAAATTAGAGAAAGTGCAGGATAGCATTGTCTTTCACGCCGGAACGAAATTCGATGGCGACCAGGTGGTGACCAGCGGCGGACGAGTTATATCGGTGAGCTCGTACGGAAAAGATCGTCACGAAGCGCTCGAGCAATCCTATAAAAATGCAGGGATCATCGATTTTGAAAAAAAATATTATCGCCACGACTTAGGATTCGACCTATAAAATAGTTGTCTGTATGGTATTACGATTTCTAAAGACCAATCAGATTGTCCATTTGGTGCTTATTCCGTTAGCCGGAATTTTACTTTGGCTACCCGGTTTAATCCACCCGAAAACTTTTAATTTTTTTGCAGGCGAAGCGGCCATGCCTCTTTATCGGATTACAGGTGCGTACCTGATAAAATTTCCGTTTCTGTCGGCTTTCGCCGGATTAATCGTCGTGGTTCTCAGCGCCTTTCTCATCAACCAAATCAGTACCCGGTTTCAGTTTCTGCGATCTCGTTCCGGTTTGCCCGGAATCATATACTTGCTAACGGTTTCAGCGTTCCCGTCAATGCATACGCTGCACCCGGTACACCTGGCGTCTCTTTTTGTTTTCCTGGCACTCATCAGCATTTTCGACACGTATCACCATTCCAACACCATACCCGATACCTTTAATGCTGCTTTTTTCCTCTCGGTGGGTTCGCTGTTTTATTTCCCGACCATCTTTCTTTTTCCCATTACCTGGATAAGCATCGCGGTACTGCAGAAGGGCGATAACTGGCGGTTGCTTTTCATTCCGCTGGTCGGATTTGCAGTGCCATGGTTCATCGCCGGTTCTGTCTACTATCTGAATGATATGTTGCCTCAGCTTTTCAGCGTTGTTCAGGAAAATATTCACACTGCCAACATCAACATTATCAACACCCTTTCTTTCCAAATCTTATCCGGATTATTCATCTTCCTGGCCGTGCTTGGCAGTAGTTCCATTCTCAGTCGGTACGATGTCAAGAAAATCAGCTCACGAAAGTACTTCATCAT
This Prolixibacter sp. NT017 DNA region includes the following protein-coding sequences:
- a CDS encoding DUF6427 family protein yields the protein MVLRFLKTNQIVHLVLIPLAGILLWLPGLIHPKTFNFFAGEAAMPLYRITGAYLIKFPFLSAFAGLIVVVLSAFLINQISTRFQFLRSRSGLPGIIYLLTVSAFPSMHTLHPVHLASLFVFLALISIFDTYHHSNTIPDTFNAAFFLSVGSLFYFPTIFLFPITWISIAVLQKGDNWRLLFIPLVGFAVPWFIAGSVYYLNDMLPQLFSVVQENIHTANINIINTLSFQILSGLFIFLAVLGSSSILSRYDVKKISSRKYFIIFYWMVAFLVVSILFSRSVGIEAIILLAIPFSYFIAHFFIFAKNRFWPELLFYLFLGTIATVMIIG